A region from the Plutella xylostella chromosome 6, ilPluXylo3.1, whole genome shotgun sequence genome encodes:
- the LOC125488667 gene encoding uncharacterized protein LOC125488667, producing MKYMSPVKQGNGGNKVLIGFFFSVPAQYIPGRTGTSLLLLNGFTFYMKNHQAHGKKQWYCSARDVAGCRADVITCTKNHKISGIYYLPSHRSGSMVLIFNDNKYWINNRYQNTINWTCKDRKRLGCSSCVQTTLEGRYIKHKGDHNHDDNYTKYNFND from the exons ATGAAATACATGTCTCCGG TAAAACAAGGTAATGGAGGTAATAAGGTACTAATCGGTTTCTTCTTCTCAGTGCCAGCCCAGTACATACCAGGACGGACCGGTACAAGCCTGTTATTATTAAACGGGtttacattttacatgaaAAATCATCAGGCTCATGGAAAGAAACAATGGTACTGCTCTGCTAGAGACGTGGCCGGCTGTCGTGCAGATGTCAttac CTGTACTAAAAACCATAAAATTTCAGGAATATATTACCTCCCATCGCACAGATCTGGTAGCATGGTGCTTATATTTAATGATAACAAGTATTGGATCAATAACCGCTACCAGAACACTATAAACTGGACCTGTAAGGACCGCAAACGGCTCGGCTGCTCCAGCTGCGTCCAAACCACATTAGAGGGACGCTACATCAAGCACAAGGGTGATCACAACCATGATGACAACTATACGAAATACAACTTTAATGATTGA